The sequence below is a genomic window from Streptomyces sudanensis.
CGCGTGTGGCGGGTGCCGGGGGCCGGGGGCTCCCCGGAGCCGTCGGCGACGAGGTGGATGCGGCCGGCCTCCAGGAGGCCGACGACGAGGCCGGCCGCGCCGAGGTACGCAAGGCCCTGCGGGTCCTTCAGCACGTCGATGACGTCCCGGACGGTGCGGGCGTGGGCGAGGGCGGCGGTGGTGGCCTCCACCAGACCGGTCTGCCGGCGGCGCTCGGCGTCGATCTCCCGCCGGTCGGCGGACTGGGCCAGTTCGGGGGTGGCGTCGCGGACGATGCCGATGACCCGGCGGGGACGCCCGTGCTCGTCGCGGCGGATGAAGCCCTGGGTGTGGGTCCAGCGGCGCCCGCCGTCGCGGGTGCGGACGCGGAAGTACGTGCCGTAGTGCGTGCTGCCGTCCTTGAGCGCCTGCGCCACCATGGCGTCGAGGCGCTCGGCCTCGCCGGGCGGGAACCTCCGCTCCAGGGTCTCGGGCCGTCCGTCGTACTCGGCGGGGTCCATCTCGAACACGGCGAGGGCGACCTCGTCCATGTGCATCAGCCCGGTGTCGAGGTCCCAGTCGAAGCTGCCCATGCGGTTGAGGATCAGCCTCAGATCCGGATGGACGGGCCACTCCCCGGGAGGCGACGGAGCATCCGCTGCCGGATCAGCCATGGGGCCACTCTGCCACCATTCGCCCGGTTTATCGACCGATGCCGGGCCGCCGGGGAGGGGTGGAACGGCCCGCCGCCCGCTCTTCCCGGCGGCCTCACTCCCCGGCGGTCTCCAGATCGGGGACCGGCCCGTACAAGACGCCCTCCCCGGCCTCCCCGGTCTCTCCGGCCGGTGCGTCCGGCGGTCCGCCGGGGCCGGTCTCGTACCGCGCGGCCCCGTCCGGCGCGGCCCCGTCCGGTACGGGGCCGCCGGTCGTGCCCCCGCCGGCCGTACCCCCGTCGGGTACGGGGCCCTGGGGCGCGTGCTCCTCGAACGCGGGCCCCTCGGGCACGGGTTCGTCGGTCGGCGGCCCGTCGGGACCGGGGCCGCCGGGCACCGGCCCTTCGAGTGCCGGCCCTTCGAGTGCCGGCCCTTCGAGTGCCGGCTCTTCGAGTGCCGGCTCCCCGGGGGCGGGCTCCCCGGGGACCGGCTCTTCGGGCGCGGACCCGCTCCGGGGCGGAGGGCCTGGCTCGGCGGTGTCCGGCCCCACGAGGCCGGCATCGGGGGCGGGAACGGGAGGCACAGGGGGCGCGGGCGGGCTGCCGGCCGGCTGCGAGCGCGCGTCCGGCGGCCCCGGGATCCGGCGGGCGGACGGCTCACGGGGGACGGCGGGGGAGGCCGGNCGCGCGCCCGCCGCCGTCCGGGCGCCGTCCGGCACGGGCGCGTCCGCGACGTGCCGGTCGTCCGGGGCGTACGCCGGGGGGACGGCCGGTTCGCGGTCCGCTTCGCCCCGGGTGCCGATCTCGCGTTCCAGCCAGGTGCCGTTGAGGACGTTCACCAGGAGGAGGCTGTCCAGGACCTGCTGCGTGGGACTGACCTGCACGACCCGTTCGGGGCGGAACCCGGGCCAGGGTTCGCCCCGGTACCCGGTGGGCGGCCGCGCGTCGGCGGGGGCGCGCAGGGGGCTGCCGGCGGCGCAGCGGACGCGGGGCGCGCCGTACCCGTCGACGAGGACCGCGGTGCCCGCCTGGAGGACCGCCTCCTGGGGGACGGCCTCGCCGTCGCGGTAGCCGTGTCCGGTGACGCGGGTGTCGGCGCGCAGCATCACGGGGGTGAGGTCGCGCAGCCAGGCGCCGAGTCCGCCGGGGGTGACCCCGGCGGCCTGGGCGAAGGCGCGGGCCCTGGCCCCGTCCGCGGCGAGGAGGCGTGCCTGCTGGTCCACGTCGCAGCTGGGGAGCGAGTGGGTGCCGCCGTACAGGCCGGGGGTGGCGCCGTCGACCGTCCGCGGCGCCCGCCCGGCGGCCGCGGACGGGCCGCCCGACGTGTCCGGGGCCGGTGGGCGGCGCGCGGCGGAGTGGTCGGCGGTGAGGGCGGTGGAGGCGCTGAAGGGGTGGGGTCCGGGTTCNGCGGCCGGCTGGNGGCGTGGCCGTATAATATATTTGGGACGAGGGGCGGGACGATCCTCGCCGCCACCGCCACAGCCCGCGGCGATCAGTCCGGCGAGGACCGCCAGGGAGACGGCGGCTGGGCGGCGGGGGCACGCCGAGGGGTGGCGTGTGGGTGGACGCACGCGAATCTCCCGCCTTTCCGCCGATCCGACCGGCCGATTCCCTCCATGTCTGCCGGACCGGAGGGCGGGCCGCAACCGGAGATCCGTCTCCCGGGAGCCGTACGGGCGACCCGGGCCCGTCCGGTCCGCGCCGCCGCGCCCCTCCCCCGCGCACATCCGCCGGACGCCTTCGCGGGCGGGCGGAACGACGGACCGGGCCCGCCAGCACGCCCGCACCGCGGCCCCGCCCGCCGCNCTACCNGGCATCGTNAGATTGTAGTNCGGGGCGCGNGNNCGGCCGGGCCGCGTCCCGGCCGGGCGGCGCGCCGGCCCGTGGGCGGCCGATACTGGAGGGGATGGAGTCCTTCGCCTGGTTCGCCTCGTCCGACCACTGGCTGGGCCGCCTGGTCTTCCAACGCGGCCTCGCCGGTCTCTACTTCGTCGCGTTCCTGAACGCCGCGCTCCAGTTCCGGCCGCTGATCGGCGAGCGGGGCCTCACCCCCGTGCCGGATTACCTCCGGCGGGTGCCCGCGCGCCGGGCGCCGAGCCTGTTCCGCCTGCACTACTCCGACCGGTTCTTCGCGTGCTGCGCGTGGGCGGGCGCGGTCGGCGCCCTGGCGCTGGCCGCCGGTGCGGGGGACGCCGTGCCGCTGGCCGTGTCGATGCCGATGTGGGCGGCGCTGTGGGGGCTGTACCTGTCGATCGTGAACGTCGGCCAGACCTGGTACGGCTTCGGGTGGGAGTCGCTGCTGCTGGAGGCCGGGTTCCTCGCGGTGTTCCTCGGCAACGACGAGACCGCGCCGCCGGTGCCGCTGATGTGGCTGCTGTGCTGGCTGCTGTTCCGCGTCGAGTTCGGCGCGGGACTGATCAAACTGCGCGGCGACCGGTGCTGGCGCGACCTGACCTGCCTGTACTACCACCACGAGACCCAGCCGATGCCGGGTCCGCTGAGCTGGTTCTTCCACCGCCTGCCGCGCCCCCTGCACCGCGTGGAGACGGCCGCCAACCACGTGACGCAACTGGTCGTCCCCTTCCTGCTGTTCACCCCGCAGCCGGTGGCGACCGGCGCGGCCGGGGCGATCGTGCTGACCCAGCTGTGGCTGGTGCTGTCCGGCAACTTCGCCTGGCTGAACTGGATCACCGTCGTCCTCGCCCTGTCCGCCGTCGACGGGACCCTCGTCGCCGCTCCGCCGGACCTGCCCGGGCCGCCGCCGTGGTTCACCGTCCTCGGCACCGCCGTGACCGTCCTGGTCCTGGTCCTGAGCGTGCGCCCGGTGCGCAACCTCCTCTCCCGGCACCAGGCGATGAACCGCTCCTTCGACCCGCTGCACCTGGTCAACACGTACGGCGCCTTCGGCACGGTCGGCCGGGTCCGCCACGAGATCGTCGTCGAGGGCACCGACGAGCCGGTGGCCCGCCCCGGAACGGTGTGGCGGGAGTACGAGTTCAAGGGCAAGCCCGGTGACGTGCGGCGGATGCCGCGCCAGTTCGCCCCGTACCACCTGCGGCTCGACTGGCTGATGTGGTTCGCGGCGCTGTCCCCGGCGTACGCGACGGGGTGGTTCGGGCGGTTCGTGGAGCGGCTCCTGGAAGGGGACCGGGACACCCTGCGGCTGCTGCGCCGCAACCCGTTCCCGGACGCGCCCCCAGCGCTGGTCAGGGCCCGGCTGTACCGGTACCGGTTCACGACCTGGCGGGAGTTGCGGGCTACGGGCGCGTGGTGGCACCGCACCCCGGTGCGCGAGTTCCTGCCGCCGACGCGGCTGGCGGGCACGGACCGCCGGGACCGGCGGGGCGTCGGCTGAGGTCCCGCCCGAAGCCGGCGGCCGGGGTGCTCCGCGGCGCGTTCCGGCGGGGGCGAGCCGGGGAGCNNNCCGGNGGCTNTCCCTTCTNCNNNTCCGGCCCGGTGGGCCGGGGCGGCCCGGCGGTCCCTCCCGAAGGGGCGGCCCCGTCCCGCCGTGGCGGTGCCGGGCGAACGGACGCCCCGCGCCCCGCCGTTGTGCGGCGGGGCGCGGGGCGGGGCACGATGTGCGGCCCTGCCGGGCGGCTCAGTCGATGCCGGGCAGGATGTGCGGCTCGGCGAGGTCGTCCTCGTACCCGGCGAGGCGGATGGGGGCCGAGCGGGCCCACACCTCCAGGCTGCCGAGTTCCTCCGGGCGGGTGGGTCTCGCCGGGAACTCCGCCGGCTGGTCCTGCGTGGTCGTCTCTGATGTCACCGCGCGCTCCTTCATGTCGCGAACCTGGGGGACGTGCACTGCCGTTCGGTCGCGGTGGCGCCGGTCTCCGGACGGGACCACGGCCTTTCGGTGGCAGGCCGGCCCCCGACCGGCACCAGGGAGTTCGTGAATCCCGGTCGGCCGGTCGTTCACCTCAGGTTAACCACATGAGCGCGTTGCCGCTCGATGGAACGCGTCACACCGTCGAGAACCGGACACAATGGCGCGGAGTGCCCCTTTTGCGGCACTCCGTGTCGTCCCACGGGGACGCGGTCCGCTCCTCACCACTTGCCGGGCGCGTAGTCCTTCAGGA
It includes:
- a CDS encoding lipase maturation factor family protein, with product MESFAWFASSDHWLGRLVFQRGLAGLYFVAFLNAALQFRPLIGERGLTPVPDYLRRVPARRAPSLFRLHYSDRFFACCAWAGAVGALALAAGAGDAVPLAVSMPMWAALWGLYLSIVNVGQTWYGFGWESLLLEAGFLAVFLGNDETAPPVPLMWLLCWLLFRVEFGAGLIKLRGDRCWRDLTCLYYHHETQPMPGPLSWFFHRLPRPLHRVETAANHVTQLVVPFLLFTPQPVATGAAGAIVLTQLWLVLSGNFAWLNWITVVLALSAVDGTLVAAPPDLPGPPPWFTVLGTAVTVLVLVLSVRPVRNLLSRHQAMNRSFDPLHLVNTYGAFGTVGRVRHEIVVEGTDEPVARPGTVWREYEFKGKPGDVRRMPRQFAPYHLRLDWLMWFAALSPAYATGWFGRFVERLLEGDRDTLRLLRRNPFPDAPPALVRARLYRYRFTTWRELRATGAWWHRTPVREFLPPTRLAGTDRRDRRGVG